In Crinalium epipsammum PCC 9333, the genomic window AAGAATAAATGTTAACTCCCCGTCGTTGGTAAGTAATAAAGCACCTGTAGATTCGGCATCCAAGCGTCCAACCGGATGTACTCCCTGACCTTGGCGCAATTCGGGGGGCAATAAATCAAGCACAGTTTTGCGGTTTCTTTGATCATGGCAGGTTGAAACTACACCAGCAGGTTTATGAAGCAAGATATAGAGGTGCTGTGGACGATTCAGGGGTTTGATCGGCTTGCCATCTACTTCGATGCGGTCTAGTTCTGGATTGGCTGTTTGTCCTAGCTCAACAACTACACCATTTAACCGCACGCGACCTGCTAAAATCATTTTTTCAGCTTGGCGACGTGAGGCAATACCCCATTGGGAAATAATTTTTTGCAGCCTTTCGGCCATAACACCAGAGTGCGTGTGCGAAATAACAACTTAGAGTTAAGCCGATATTAATCAAGCTAGACTATGTATAAATATTACAGGAATACGGAAAAGCATTGACAATTAAGCAAAGCCGAATTATCAGTACAGTGTTGTCGCCCGCTTGCGGTGTATGGTTGCGATCGCAGGTAGAGCAAGTAAAAGAGCTACAGGTGAAGATTAGTGGAGGCGATCGCCAAATTCTCGGTGGTTATATCCCCCATATATCTATTATCGCTGATCATGCCGTTTATCAGGGACTTCATCTGAGCAAAATTAATCTATCAGCAGAAAACATTCGGATTAACTTATCTCAAGTAATTAAAGGCAAGCCATTACGTCTGTTAGAACCAATACCCGTTACTGGTCAGATGTTATTAGAGGAAACAGATTTAAAAGCATCCCTAGCATCTCCTTTATTATCCAATGCTTTAACCGAGTTATTAGGAACACTGTTAACATCTGCTGGAATTAATCAGCCTAATGAACTTTTGAAAGACAACCCCATCAAGTGGCAACAAGTTACTCTTGATAATAATCAGTTAACTATTGCTGGAGTATTAGCTAACAAGAGCGACAATTTAACACCAGTAGCCATTCGCACTGGTCTTGAGTTAGCTAGTAGCCATGTACTGCGCCTCGCTCCCCTACATATAGATACACCGCTAGAATCAGCAAGCCGCAACTTAGATAGCTTTGAATTAGACTTAGGTTCAGAAGTTGATATTGAAGAATTAAAGATCATGCCAGGGCAATTAGTCTGCCGAGGCTCTATCAATGTAATACCCTGAACAGTGACCAGTGACCAGTGACCAGTGACCAGTGACCAATTAACTTAACTTAGCTAAGAGTGGTAATAGCAAGGTAAAAAAGTAGTAAACCAAAGGTGCTGTAAATACATAGCTGTCAGCCCGATCTAAAATTCCGCCGTGACCTGGGATTAATTGCCCCGAATCTTTGACACCAGCATCTCGCTTCATCATCGACTCTGTTAAATCTCCCAAAAGGCTAGTAATACCAATTAGTAGACCGAAAGTAATGCCGCTTAATTGCCAAATTGACCAGTGAAGATACCAAGCTCCTATTGTTGCTGTAGCGATACTGCCAGCAATACCAAAAAGCGCACCTTCGACAGTCTTTTTAGGGCTGATATCTGAAAGGCGAGTGCGACCAAAGAATTTGCCGAATGTATATGCTCCAATATCAGCAGCCCAAATACACATAAAAGCTAACAGCGTTACTGTTAATCCTTGGGGAAAGCCATGAATATTTGTCCAAGACTCAGGCCAGTAACCATTTAATGGTAAATTGCTAGCGATCGCAGGTGATAAACCTACCCGTAACCTGATCCAATAACTCGGTAAATAGCCCCCATAAAATAATCCCAAAATTGAAGTCGAGATGTCAGCAATAGTGGCTATTTTCGGTTGGAATAGCAGATAGAAACAAATCAATGTTCCTGCCAAAGCAAACATTGGGTCTACTAATTCTGGCGCAATAGTAGAGGTAATTAGCAGCATTTGACTGACAACTAAGGTAGTTTTGCCCGCCGGAGCTATTCCCTTAGCACGAACAAGTTGAAAATACTCTTGTTGACCTAAATAAATAATGACGCAGAAGCCAAGGGTAAAGTACCATCCTCCCAGGAAGAGTAAACCCAAAGCCAGAGCGATCGCAACTATTCCACTGAGGATACGAGACACAGGCATAAAATTTAGCAGTTATAAGATATGAACTATAAAATCTCAGTTTGTAGTTTTTTCTTAATCATGAAGAGCCAAAATTTAACTTTTCCATGATTAATTCTTAATTCTCTTAATCTAGCTTCTCACCACTAAGGATAAAAATCGGATCAACTGCTGAAAATGTTTGACGATTACCCCGTGTTTCTAGACGGTTAACAGACGACTGGACTAGCTCAATGTTTCTAGCTTGCAACTCTGACAAGGTTCCAGAGACAGAATAGAGAGTTTCTAGATTAGCCGCAGTAGCAACGACACGACCGCCAGAGGGTAAGTATTGCCAAACTTCTTGCAGGATAGTTTTGATGGCGCGTCCTCCTTCAATACAGACTCTTTGGGGCTGATGGGGGATATCCTTCAAGCATTCTGGCGCACTACCTTCAATCACTTCAACGTTGCCAACACCGAAGCGATCGCAATTACGGCGAATTAAACTCGCCACGTCTTCATCCCGTTCTACAGCAATAACTCTGCCTTTGGGACACAATAAACCAGTTTCTACAGGAATTGTCCCCGTACCTGCACCAATATCCCACAACACTGAGTCTGATTTGAGTCTAAGAGCAGAAATGATTAGCAGTCGCACTTCTCGCTTACTTAAGGGAATTCCAGGTAAGCGCTCAAATAAATCATCTGGAATTCCAGGTGTCACATACGGCCAGAGTTGAGTGTGCATAGATATTTTTAGAGATATTATTTCTGCATAAGTTTTGATGACAGTTAAAACGTTAAGACTGGGAAAGAACAACTTTAATGGTTTTTAGAGTGCGATCGCTACAACCTGTAATACTGCCACCGAGTTTGATAATTTGCTGGAGATATTCTATGGCGGAGGGTGTTATTTGTTCTCCAGGCATTAATACAGGAATTCCAGGCGGATAAGGACAAATGAGTTCGGCACTGATGTAAGGGTGTAGTCCACCACAAGTATCCCAGATATTTTCTATTGGTAATGTTTCTGCGGGAACAAAAAACGCCTCACGAGGAGAAATTCTTGCTACTCCTATAGTTTCCTCTGTAAATAACCCTACAGAATACCAATCAGGAACTACACCACTAGAGGGTGTTTCGACAAGCAAGCTTTCTTGTTGGTAATCTTTTGATAAAGTTGTGAACGCTTGGATTAAGTGTTCAATATCTTCAGAAGTATTTCCTAAACTGATAATAAAGGTGAGATGTTGCAGCGACGGCAACTCTGCTGTCACCCCTAGCTGAGTATGCAGTATTTCGTCTGCTTCAAACCCACTTATACCTAAACCAGAAACTGTTACAGTTAGCCGAGTGGGATCTAAAGCAAAAAAGCCTGCTTCATTAAGCTGTATGTGTTCGGTTTCTAATACTGATAACCCAGGAATTTGTCTAATTTGGTTCCTGGCAAGTTTCGCTAATAACAATGTTTTTGCCATTAGTTGATGTCCATGCAACGCCATTTGCTGACGCGCTGCATCTAATGACGCTAAAAGTAAATAACTAGGGCTGGTAGATTGTAATAGCTGTAAAGCTTTACTTACCCTATTAATGTCTACCTTGCTACCTTGAACGTGCAGCATAGCAGCTTGGGTAAAAGCCCCCAGTACCTTATGGATAGATTGCACAGTTAAGTCTGCCCCTGCTGACAAAGCTGAAGGCGGTAACTCTGGATGAAAAGCAAAATGAGCGCCGTGTGCTTCATCTACCAACAGAGGGATATTGTATTGATGTGTGATATGTGCGATCGCCTTCACATCCCCACAAACCCCATAATAAGTGGGATATACCATCATCACCGCCTTAGCATCTGGATGCTGCTTTAAAGCTGCTGCAACCGCATCTGGTGTGATACTGTGAGCGATATCTAAAATCGGATCGTATTCTGGGTTAACAAAAATTGGGATAGCACCAGAAATAATTAAACCTGCGATCGCAGACTGATGGACATTTCGAGGCAAAATAATTTTGTCACCACTACCACAAGTAGCTAAAATCGCTGCCATTACCCCAGCAGTGGAACCATTAACTAAAAACCAAGTATGTTCCGCCCCAAACGCTTCTGCTGCTAATTGTTGAGCTTCCTTTATTACACCTTCTGGCGCAAACAAATTATCCAACTCAGGTAACTCTGGTAAATCCGCCCGAAATACAGACTCCCCTAACAAATCTGCTAATTGCGGATATATACCTTGTCCCCGCTTATGCCCTGGAGTATAAAACGCAGCATGAGGTTTATTAGCGCACTCTCGCAGAGTATCTAGGATTGGCGTTTTTGCTTGAGATTCCTGATTCACTTAAAAAATTGGTAGTTGGACTAACACACTCTATTTTGCTAAAGTAATTGATTCGTGTGCAGTTACAAAATTTCTACCAATTTTATTTATGTTAACTACAGATGTCATGTGTTATGCGTAGGGGCGGGTTGCAAAGCAAACCTGTGTATTTAGAGAGTCTAAACCCGCCCAAAAGCGGAAAATGCTTGCTCATGTTAGCTATCTAGAAAGATGCCATAACAGTAAGTTTTTATCTATGGTGGTGAAGCTAAGTTATTGACCTTTAACCATCATGATTAACCCCAGCCCAAATCCTATCCCCCAACCAGAGATACCTAGTCCTAGTCCAGTTCCTGAACCATATCCCAATCCTCTTCCAGAGCCAATACCCAGCCCAGTCCCAGAGCCAATACCTAGCCCAGTACCCGAACCAATACCTAGCCCAGTCCCAGAAACCGTACCTTCTCCGATTCCTCAAACCGTACCTTCTCCGATTCCTCAAACGATTCCCGAAATAGTTTAAAACACAATCAACCCAGTTTCTACCCTTAAATTAAGATGCTTACAGCCGGAATTGTTGGACTTCCCAACGTTGGAAAATCTACCTTATTCAATGCCTTGGTTGCTAACGCCAAAGCTACTGCCGCAAACTTTCCCTTTTGTACTATCGAACCTAATGTAGGTGTTGTAGCAGTGCCGGATGAGCGTTTAAACGTTCTGGCTAAAATCTCTGAATCCGCCCAAATTGTACCCACTCGTGTTGAATTTGTGGATATTGCTGGGTTAGTAAAAGGCGCTAGCCAAGGGGAGGGACTGGGTAATCAATTTTTGTCTCATATTCGAGAAGTTGATGCCATTGTCCAGGTAGTACGTTGTTTTGAAAATGACGATATTATCCACGTTGCAGGTTCTGTTGATCCCTTGCGAGATATAGAAATTATCAATTTGGAGTTGGGGTTAGCAGATTTATCACAAATTGAACGTCGCATCGAGCGAACTCGCAAAAACGCCCGTACTAACAAAGAAGCTCAAATTGAGCTATCAGCTTTAGAAAAACTAAGTACGGCACTAAATGAAGGTAAACCAGCACGTCAAGTTACTTTAAGCGAAGAAGAAGCTGAGTCAGTAAAGCTACTAGGATTACTCACCTCTAAACCGATTATTTATGCCACCAATGTATCGGAGGATGATTTAGCTACTGGTAATCAATGGGTGGAACAAGTAAGACAGTTTGCTACCCAAGAAAATGCTCAAGTTGTGATTATTTCTGCACAAGTAGAATCTGAACTTGTTGACTTACCAGAAGCAGAAAAGCTAGAGTTTTTGGAATCTTTGGGTGTTAAAGAAGGTGGCTTAAAATCTTTAATTCACGCCACTTATGAACTTTTAGGACTGCGTACTTACTTTACTACTGGTCCAAAAGAAACTCGCGCCTGGACAATAAAAACTGGAATGTCAGCACCACAAGCTGCTGGTGTAATTCACACCGATTTTGAGCGCGGTTTTATTAGAGCAGAAACAGTTGCTTATAATGACCTCGTAGCAACTAATTCCCTAAGTGCTGCTAAAGAAAAAGGCTTAGTTCGTAGTGAAGGTAAAGAATATATTGTCAACGAAGGAGATGTGATGTTATTCCGGTTTAACGTATAGCTTTACCGACAATAAAATTAATATTAACAAACAATCTCAAGAAGTAGTTTTCACTTCTTGAGATTTATTTTTTTAGTTTGTTATATTATCAATAAGAGGCTGTGAAGATTCAACCTTAAAGTTATTCAGATAAATAACACGCAGATCTTCTGGTAAGGCGACTTCTAATAAATGATACCCTTGCAGTAATTGCGCTTTGACATCAGCAGCCGAAAGCATTTCACCTTCTGCTTGAAGATAAGCTGAAATTCTGGTTTCACTCCAGTGGAAAGTCTGAGCCATTAACACCATCAAGCGCGTGATGGGTGGCAATTGCTCTAAAGCTTGTTCCATGTAGCACCATAGCGGCGGAGAGGCGGCTTGTAAAGAGTAATGTATCGACTCTACTGGCGGTAGTTCTGCCTCGTTAATACATACTGCGGTCATGTTAATTAGCCAATTCTGGAAGGAACTAACTTCAGTACCCGTATCTTCGCGCAAATTTAAACCACCTAACTCATAATAGATATGTCGCCAGGTTAGGGCAAATAGGTAATCTGCTTGCACAGGCGATCGCGCCGAATGCCGTATTAATGTATATACAATGGGACTATAACGACAAAAAATAGCAGTGAAAAATTTTCCTTGCTCTGGATAACGCTGAAACAAGGTAAGCAATTCCTGATCGCTATGATGGAACAGGGATTTGACTATCGGATGATTAGATTCAGGAAAATGCGGAATTTGCACAACTTTTCGTTACTCGCTTTTCTTGATTTATTTTTATTTAGTGTAAATCACCCTTAATATATCGACTGATTCACCTTTATCAAACAACTTAAAGATTTTTAGGATTATAGTTCCAAAAAATCTCGATATATAAACTTGGTTAATATGTTACTATTAAACCTAGTAGTGATTTTATTTATAGCATCAGATATAATTTATTAGCTAGTTAAGCCTTGATATTATAGGAGCTTTTAGTATTCTGTGCCTCTAGATAGCTTATTTTCCACTCAAGGCATTATGGTGATGTTACTAGCAGCCTACGCGGTTGCTATGTGGATGTTCCTCACCAGTGCGCCAAAGGTTTACACCATTATGGTGTCTGATTTAGAAATAGCTCGGCAGTTGTACGAAGGCTTACTAAATTTGCCTGTAGCAGACGTGCCACTGCACTATTACTACAATTATGAGCAAACTCTAGGGGTTCCCAGTATCGACCCCCTGTATCTGTCAGCACCCATAGCAACTTCCCCTGTTAGAGGGGGAAATGGTTCTGAAGGATTGTGGTATCAACTGAAGAAAAATACTCAACTACACATCATTTCTGGTGCTAGCTTAGGGCAGAAAAACCGTCATCGCCATGTTTCATTTGATCACGACTGTCTAGAGCAAGTACTAATGCGGGTGCAGTTACGTGGTATCAAGCATAAGATTCGTAGCGATAAACCATTGAATTTTTTGGTTAAAGACTTAGAAGGTAATGTGATTGAAATGAGCGAAGTTTCTAATTAGACATCTTTAGAAATTAAAGGTGCGCTAAAACCCTTGTATAGAGGCAAAATTTCTTGTTTCTACATTCTCCCCACTAACTCAGAATAGTTAGTGGGGTTTTGATATTAATACTCGCTTCCCACTCCAAGAATACCTATTTTATAAACCGCCAAGACGCAAAGAACGCCAAGAAAGAAGAAGAATATAATCGGTAATCTTTTAATGGTTTGGGAACAGCTTATTTAGAAACTGGCGGTAAACGGTAGTTGCTGGCTATGTAATAAAAAAAGCGGTAGTAGTCGGCAAACTGCTTGCTTGGTGCTTGCGCCCGCCAGTGATAAAGCATTAGACCTTGATTTAAGCTCAATTCCATAATGTTGAGGTCGCTACCTACTTTTACCTGAAGTTGTCCAGTTACTCCTTGCTGAGTTGTAAAGTTCAGTTGTAAAGGCTGTGCAGTCTTTTTGACTGTAGAGGTACGATTATTCAATATCATGTTTGACAAACGGTGTTCTGCCCAGCCTCGAATCTCAATTTCAGGTTGCTGTGGATCCCGAAATGCTTGCCCATCACGATTATCTGGCATAGGAGTAGCAATCCAATTACTTGGATATGGAAATTCAAATTGATAGCGTGGGTTGCGATAAATTTTCCAGGTTGCTGAACTATTCCTTGATGACTGGCAACCCTGTAACAACATAGTTAACAGAACTAGCAGCCAAACTAGCCTGGTATTACTGGAAATTCGGGCGTAGCTCGCAATAGACACAGGCATTACTTAATTTCGCACTGTGCAGTTTTTATTCATGCTCTAGCAGGTTATAACCGGAACATAAAGAAATGTAACAATAATGCTGTCATACTGGCTTAACATCTTGACAGTCTCAAACTAACTGGTTACTGTAAAAGAACATACCCGGGTAGAACGATTAAAAGTGATATGCAAGAT contains:
- a CDS encoding LmeA family phospholipid-binding protein, translating into MTIKQSRIISTVLSPACGVWLRSQVEQVKELQVKISGGDRQILGGYIPHISIIADHAVYQGLHLSKINLSAENIRINLSQVIKGKPLRLLEPIPVTGQMLLEETDLKASLASPLLSNALTELLGTLLTSAGINQPNELLKDNPIKWQQVTLDNNQLTIAGVLANKSDNLTPVAIRTGLELASSHVLRLAPLHIDTPLESASRNLDSFELDLGSEVDIEELKIMPGQLVCRGSINVIP
- a CDS encoding phosphatidate cytidylyltransferase, whose amino-acid sequence is MPVSRILSGIVAIALALGLLFLGGWYFTLGFCVIIYLGQQEYFQLVRAKGIAPAGKTTLVVSQMLLITSTIAPELVDPMFALAGTLICFYLLFQPKIATIADISTSILGLFYGGYLPSYWIRLRVGLSPAIASNLPLNGYWPESWTNIHGFPQGLTVTLLAFMCIWAADIGAYTFGKFFGRTRLSDISPKKTVEGALFGIAGSIATATIGAWYLHWSIWQLSGITFGLLIGITSLLGDLTESMMKRDAGVKDSGQLIPGHGGILDRADSYVFTAPLVYYFFTLLLPLLAKLS
- the cbiT gene encoding precorrin-6Y C5,15-methyltransferase subunit CbiT translates to MHTQLWPYVTPGIPDDLFERLPGIPLSKREVRLLIISALRLKSDSVLWDIGAGTGTIPVETGLLCPKGRVIAVERDEDVASLIRRNCDRFGVGNVEVIEGSAPECLKDIPHQPQRVCIEGGRAIKTILQEVWQYLPSGGRVVATAANLETLYSVSGTLSELQARNIELVQSSVNRLETRGNRQTFSAVDPIFILSGEKLD
- a CDS encoding aminotransferase class I/II-fold pyridoxal phosphate-dependent enzyme is translated as MNQESQAKTPILDTLRECANKPHAAFYTPGHKRGQGIYPQLADLLGESVFRADLPELPELDNLFAPEGVIKEAQQLAAEAFGAEHTWFLVNGSTAGVMAAILATCGSGDKIILPRNVHQSAIAGLIISGAIPIFVNPEYDPILDIAHSITPDAVAAALKQHPDAKAVMMVYPTYYGVCGDVKAIAHITHQYNIPLLVDEAHGAHFAFHPELPPSALSAGADLTVQSIHKVLGAFTQAAMLHVQGSKVDINRVSKALQLLQSTSPSYLLLASLDAARQQMALHGHQLMAKTLLLAKLARNQIRQIPGLSVLETEHIQLNEAGFFALDPTRLTVTVSGLGISGFEADEILHTQLGVTAELPSLQHLTFIISLGNTSEDIEHLIQAFTTLSKDYQQESLLVETPSSGVVPDWYSVGLFTEETIGVARISPREAFFVPAETLPIENIWDTCGGLHPYISAELICPYPPGIPVLMPGEQITPSAIEYLQQIIKLGGSITGCSDRTLKTIKVVLSQS
- the ychF gene encoding redox-regulated ATPase YchF, which translates into the protein MLTAGIVGLPNVGKSTLFNALVANAKATAANFPFCTIEPNVGVVAVPDERLNVLAKISESAQIVPTRVEFVDIAGLVKGASQGEGLGNQFLSHIREVDAIVQVVRCFENDDIIHVAGSVDPLRDIEIINLELGLADLSQIERRIERTRKNARTNKEAQIELSALEKLSTALNEGKPARQVTLSEEEAESVKLLGLLTSKPIIYATNVSEDDLATGNQWVEQVRQFATQENAQVVIISAQVESELVDLPEAEKLEFLESLGVKEGGLKSLIHATYELLGLRTYFTTGPKETRAWTIKTGMSAPQAAGVIHTDFERGFIRAETVAYNDLVATNSLSAAKEKGLVRSEGKEYIVNEGDVMLFRFNV
- a CDS encoding RNA polymerase sigma factor, which codes for MQIPHFPESNHPIVKSLFHHSDQELLTLFQRYPEQGKFFTAIFCRYSPIVYTLIRHSARSPVQADYLFALTWRHIYYELGGLNLREDTGTEVSSFQNWLINMTAVCINEAELPPVESIHYSLQAASPPLWCYMEQALEQLPPITRLMVLMAQTFHWSETRISAYLQAEGEMLSAADVKAQLLQGYHLLEVALPEDLRVIYLNNFKVESSQPLIDNITN